ACTACGTTGTCATGTGAGGTTTGGCTGATACACATATCTCTGTCTTACCTGCAGCTGTCTGAGGGGATGGTGCTAAAAGATGGCTCGAGACTCAAGTACCCCATAAACGGTATTGTAGGGTTGGCGGGTGCAGAAATAAAGCTTTGAAGTAGTGTGTTCCAATGTGTACAGTTTCAATTTTAGGCAGGTTTGCTTTGAGCTGGGTGCGAAGAGTTAATTGGTTATGTTTTCCTTTCATCTACTGCAGGTGTCATTGATCTTGAGCTATGCAGGCCATTAGTCCACAATGATTTATCTTGTTGCAAGCTACTCAGTACAAACTCAACTTGTGTTTTTGTGTGATTCCTTCTCCCAACTAATTATCTATTGTATCTATCCCGCCCACCTGCTCCCTCACCCTTTCTATCTCTGTTTCtatatttctctatttctctctccctctacaggtTTTTATGCCCTTTGCAGCACAGCTGTGCTGTTGACATTGTCACTATGGCTGGGGATGCCTCTGGGGTATCTCTTTGAGCTGTTGTTGCCCCTGGCAGTGTGTGCTATTGGGGtgtcattcctcctctccctgtaccTCTACATATGCTCCTTCTGGGCCCCTCACCATGCCCTTGCCCAGGGGGGAAACACAGGTAAGGGTGGTGCAGGATTAGAGAAGTAACATAAAATATCAAGTAAACAACATACATCAAAATGCATTAGAGGTTTTCCTGTATAGGCTCACGCCTGCTATATCTCACACAGGAAACCCCCTGTATGATTTCTTTATGGGACGAGAGCTGAACCCGCGGATTGGAAGCTTTGATCTGAAGTATTTTTGTGAGCTGAGACCAGGTCTGATTGGCTGGGTGAGTGGAAATGGAGCAAGGGTGACTATATTATATGAAGTAAAATATAATTGTGttgatatgtaaaaaaaaaatactctCTTCCAATTAGGTGGTGATTAACTTTGGGATGCTAATGAAAGAGGTGGAGCTACGGGACTCCGCCTCCCTGGCCATGATACTGGTCAACGGCTTCCAGCTGCTCTATGTGGCGGATGCTCTGTGGAATGAGGTGAGAGGACAGTCCACAGGAATAGCTAGGAAATAACAGTGGTATAACAGTTTGATGCCAATTGAATGTGTTGTGGTGTTACACAGCGGATGTATATTGAGCCCTAAAATTCATTACATTTCTGCAGTGCTGTATGTTTCATTTGACAGTGGAATATATTTTCTTGACTGATGCTCTCTCTGTGATGTTGCAGGAGGCTGTGCTGACCACCATGGACATAGTGCATGATGGCTTTGGGTTTATGTTGGTCTTTGGGGACCTGGCCTGGGTTCCCTTTACGTACAGCCTGCAAGCTGCCTTCCTGGTCGTGCACCCACAGTCCCTTAGTCCTCTAGGAGCAACAGCTATAGTCACattgaatggtaaatcatgtttTAAGATGTGGGGTGGGGAAGTGTGCATTCTTCACTTAAAGATTTGTTATATTTGTTTGTCCCCTTATTAATGGAATGTATTTTATCTCTTCTTGTCATTAGGTGCTGGGTATTATATCTTCAGAAAATCAAACTCCCAGAAGAACCAATTCAGACGGGACCCTACGCATCCCAGTGTTGCAAGTTAGTATTCAACTTCTTGATTCGATTTCCTGGCATGGCAACTTCCACACGTTTTTAGTTTGGAATTAATAGACTTTTCTTAAATCAGTTTAACAGTTTTCAGAGGATCGATAGAAATGGGCCATCTCACTGATGACATCTGTATTACTGGCTGTTTCAAATGTAGTTTTCCATAATGGAACAAAGTGCATAATGAATACAGTGGACGGTAGGAGGCACCACAGAGTAGAATCTGGCCCCAACAGAAAGAGCAGATGGAGTGTGAATAATTTGCATTCTGATCTCTCtcaaatggggcggcaggtagcgtgttggactagtaaccgaaaggttgcaagatcgaatccctgagctgacaaggtgaaaatctgacgtcgaacaaggaagttaacccactgttcctaggcagtcattgaaaataggaatttgttcttaactgacttgcctagttcaataaaggtaatGCCACGTCCAAAactaaagaaatatatatatataatttcccCCTGTGCCTGTAGACCTGGAGACTATTGCCACAGCAACTGGGAAGCGCCTTTTGGTGTCTGGCTGGTGGGGCCTCGTACGCCATCCTAACTACCTAGGAGACCTTCTCATGGCCCTGGCATGGTCCCTGCCATGTGGTAAGTAGAGATCAAATAGACCCTCTCTGCATCCAGCCAGCAcgtcagacccctggactttttccacattttgttacattgcagccttattctaaaatggataaaaatatatatattatcattgatctacatacaataccccatattgacaaagcaaaaactgtttgttttttaaatgtttttattttttattttttaactaacAAAACggat
Above is a window of Oncorhynchus tshawytscha isolate Ot180627B linkage group LG30, Otsh_v2.0, whole genome shotgun sequence DNA encoding:
- the LOC112228827 gene encoding delta(14)-sterol reductase TM7SF2, which produces MKFNKQKSPQAEKEFGGTLGATCIPVFLPLTVLYLLCVCRSPVASVLQWPPVLPPTAQLWDPLAPVLILGWMALQSFFYLLPMGKLSEGMVLKDGSRLKYPINGFYALCSTAVLLTLSLWLGMPLGYLFELLLPLAVCAIGVSFLLSLYLYICSFWAPHHALAQGGNTGNPLYDFFMGRELNPRIGSFDLKYFCELRPGLIGWVVINFGMLMKEVELRDSASLAMILVNGFQLLYVADALWNEEAVLTTMDIVHDGFGFMLVFGDLAWVPFTYSLQAAFLVVHPQSLSPLGATAIVTLNGAGYYIFRKSNSQKNQFRRDPTHPSVANLETIATATGKRLLVSGWWGLVRHPNYLGDLLMALAWSLPCGFNHLLPYFYVVYFTVLLIHREARDERHCRAKYGLAWDSYCRRVPYRIFPYIY